In Glycine max cultivar Williams 82 chromosome 7, Glycine_max_v4.0, whole genome shotgun sequence, a single window of DNA contains:
- the LOC106799497 gene encoding scopoletin glucosyltransferase, producing the protein MLDRVEMINTEMEPLKLYFIHYPTAGHMIPLCDIATLFASRGHHATIITTPVNAQIIRKSIPSLRLHTVPFPSQELGLPDGIESLSSLIDDIRHFPKVYHAISMLQPPIEQFVEQHPPDCIVADFLFPWVHDLANKLNIPSVAFNGFSLFAICAIRAVNLESSDSFHIPSIPHPISLNATPPKELTQYLKLMLESQLKSHAIIINNFAELDGQDYIRHYEKTTGHKTWHLGPASLISCRTAQEKAERGMKSAVSMQDCVSWLDSKRVNSVVYVSFGSLCYFPDKQLYEIACGMEASGYEFIWVVPEKKGKEEESEEEKEKWLPKGFEERKKGMIIKGWAPQVVILEHPAVGAFLTHCGWNSTVEAVSAGVPMITWPVHSDQFYNEKLITQVRGIGVEVGAEEWNLSAYFQTQKLLPRDRIEMAVRTLMDVSDQALQIRRQAQNFSRIARQAVQVAGSSYNNLTALIHYVKRFRDSAEG; encoded by the coding sequence ATGCTTGATCGAGTTGAAATGATAAATACTGAGATGGAGCCACTCAAACTCTACTTCATTCATTACCCAACAGCAGGTCACATGATCCCTCTCTGCGACATAGCCACGCTCTTCGCCTCTCGCGGCCACCACGCCACTATCATCACCACCCCCGTCAACGCCCAAATCATTCGCAAATCCATCCCCTCCCTCCGCCTCCACACCGTTCCCTTCCCCTCCCAAGAACTGGGCCTCCCCGACGGCATCGAAAGCCTCTCCTCCCTCATTGACGACATCCGCCACTTCCCCAAGGTCTACCATGCCATCTCCATGCTCCAACCCCCCATCGAGCAATTCGTGGAGCAGCACCCACCTGATTGCATCGTCGCCGACTTCCTCTTCCCCTGGGTCCATGACTTGGCCAACAAGCTTAACATTCCCAGCGTTGCCTTCAACGGCTTCTCCCTCTTCGCAATCTGCGCCATACGCGCCGTCAACCTTGAATCTTCCGATTCTTTTCACATTCCCAGTATCCCTCACCCCATCTCCCTCAACGCAACACCGCCCAAGGAGTTAACCCAATACCTGAAACTGATGCTGGAGTCACAGCTCAAGAGCCACGctatcatcatcaacaacttcGCCGAGCTTGACGGACAAGACTACATCCGCCACTACGAGAAAACCACTGGCCACAAGACTTGGCATCTTGGCCCGGCCTCTCTTATAAGCTGCAGGACCGCTCAAGAGAAAGCAGAGAGGGGCATGAAGAGCGCGGTGAGTATGCAGGACTGTGTGAGTTGGCTTGACTCGAAGCGAGTCAACTCGGTGGTGTACGTAAGTTTTGGGAGCCTCTGCTATTTCCCGGATAAGCAGCTTTACGAGATAGCATGCGGGATGGAAGCGTCGGGTTATGAATTCATATGGGTGGTTCCGGAGAAGAAAGGGAAGGAAGAAGAGAGCGAGGAAGAGAAGGAGAAGTGGCTGCCAAAGGGGTTTGAAGAGAGGAAGAAGGGGATGATTATCAAGGGGTGGGCCCCACAGGTGGTGATTCTGGAGCACCCTGCGGTTGGTGCGTTTTTGACGCATTGTGGGTGGAACTCCACGGTGGAGGCGGTGAGTGCTGGGGTTCCCATGATTACGTGGCCGGTGCACAGCGATCAGTTCTACAACGAAAAGTTAATAACTCAGGTGCGGGGTATTGGGGTGGAGGTGGGTGCAGAGGAGTGGAACCTCAGTGCTTACTTCCAGACCCAGAAGCTGCTGCCCAGAGATCGCATAGAGATGGCTGTGAGGACCCTCATGGACGTTTCTGATCAAGCCCTGCAAATCAGACGCCAAGCGCAAAACTTTAGCAGAATCGCAAGACAAGCTGTTCAAGTGGCAGGCTCATCATACAATAATTTAACAGCCTTGATTCATTATGTAAAACGATTCAGAGACTCTGCTGAgggataa
- the LOC100778179 gene encoding UDP-glucose flavonoid 3-O-glucosyltransferase 7, translating into MDVKERPLKLYFIPYLAAGHMIPLCDIAQFFASRGHHVTIITTPSNAEILHQSKNFRVHTFDFPSEEVGLPDGVENLSAVTDLEKSYRIYIAATTLLREPIESFVERDPPDCIVADFLYCWVEDLAKKLRIPWLVFNGFSLFSICAMESVKKHRIGDGPFVIPDFPDHVTIKSTPPKDMREFLEPLLTAALKSNGFIINNFAELDGEEYLRHYEKTTGHKAWHLGPASLVRRTEMEKAERGQKSVVSTHECLSWLDSKRVNSVVYVSFGSLCYFPDKQLYEIACGMEASGYEFIWVVPEKKGKEEESEEEKEKWLPKGFEERKKGMIIKGWAPQVVILEHPAVGAFLTHCGWNSTVEAVSAGVPMITWPVHSDQFYNEKLITQVRGIGVEVGAEEWNLSAYFQTQKLLPRDRIEMAVRTLMDVSDQALQIRRQAQNFSRIARQAVQVAGSSYNNLTALIHYVKRFRDSAEG; encoded by the coding sequence ATGGACGTGAAAGAACGACCACTGAAACTTTACTTCATTCCATACCTTGCCGCGGGTCACATGATCCCTCTATGCGACATAGCCCAGTTCTTCGCCTCACGTGGCCACCATGTGACCATCATCACCACCCCTTCCAACGCCGAAATCCTTCACCAGTCCAAAAACTTCCGCGTCCACACCTTCGACTTCCCTTCCGAAGAAGTAGGCCTCCCTGACGGCGTCGAAAACTTATCCGCCGTCACCGACCTCGAAAAATCCTACAGAATCTACATCGCCGCCACCACACTGCTCCGCGAACCCATCGAGAGTTTCGTGGAGCGGGACCCACCGGACTGCATAGTTGCCGATTTCCTATACTGCTGGGTGGAAGACTTGGCAAAAAAGCTCCGCATACCGTGGCTTGTTTTCAACGGATTCTCCCTCTTCTCCATTTGCGCCATGGAGTCCGTCAAAAAGCACCGCATCGGCGATGGTCCCTTCGTCATTCCAGATTTCCCCGACCACGTCACCATCAAATCAACCCCACCCAAGGACATGCGAGAATTCTTGGAACCCCTTCTCACGGCAGCGCTCAAGAGCAACGGcttcatcatcaacaacttcGCCGAGCTAGACGGTGAGGAGTACCTCCGCCACTACGAGAAAACCACGGGCCACAAGGCCTGGCACCTTGGCCCAGCGTCCCTCGTTCGGAGAACCGAGATGGAGAAAGCAGAGAGGGGGCAAAAGAGCGTGGTGAGTACGCACGAGTGCCTGAGTTGGCTCGACTCGAAGCGAGTCAACTCGGTGGTGTACGTAAGTTTTGGGAGCCTCTGCTATTTCCCGGATAAGCAGCTTTACGAGATAGCATGCGGGATGGAAGCGTCGGGTTATGAATTCATATGGGTGGTTCCGGAGAAGAAAGGGAAGGAAGAAGAGAGCGAGGAAGAGAAGGAGAAGTGGCTGCCAAAGGGGTTTGAAGAGAGGAAGAAGGGGATGATTATCAAGGGGTGGGCCCCACAGGTGGTGATTCTGGAGCACCCTGCGGTTGGTGCGTTTTTGACGCATTGTGGGTGGAACTCCACGGTGGAGGCGGTGAGTGCTGGGGTTCCCATGATTACGTGGCCGGTGCACAGCGATCAGTTCTACAACGAAAAGTTAATAACTCAGGTGCGGGGTATTGGGGTGGAGGTGGGTGCAGAGGAGTGGAACCTCAGTGCTTACTTCCAGACCCAGAAGCTGCTGCCCAGAGATCGCATAGAGATGGCTGTGAGGACCCTCATGGACGTTTCTGATCAAGCCCTGCAAATCAGACGCCAAGCGCAAAACTTTAGCAGAATCGCAAGACAAGCTGTTCAAGTGGCAGGCTCATCATACAATAATTTAACAGCCTTGATTCATTATGTAAAACGATTCAGAGACTCTGCTGAgggataa
- the LOC121175207 gene encoding trihelix transcription factor ASIL2: MASSPPPPDPPTAVPLALVPIPAPPSSRRLPPPCWSPDETLALIDAYRDKWYSLGRGNLKATHWQEVADAIASRCPNASPPKTPIQCRHKMEKLRKRYRTEIQRSRSLPVSRFNSSWVHFKLMDSMEKGPSPVKPENVSDNSDNDNEDDDDDQDLYQEINHNGHIRSLNKMYRNGFPGSGAGSGAGGFRIRIPTGLGTVQPGSGSKVFGNQKFSPNLNQNPNPNLGNKRERDPVGELVAAIKVLGDGFVRTEQMKMEMAREIETMRMEMEMKRTEMILESQQRIVEAFAKAISEKKKKAKTVSSPQQP; this comes from the coding sequence ATGGCCTCCTCTCCCCCTCCTCCCGATCCCCCCACTGCCGTCCCCCTCGCCCTCGTCCCCATCCCCGCTCCACCCTCCTCCCGCCGCCTCCCTCCTCCCTGCTGGTCCCCCGATGAAACCCTCGCCCTCATCGACGCCTACCGCGACAAGTGGTACTCCCTCGGCCGCGGCAACCTCAAGGCCACCCACTGGCAAGAGGTCGCCGACGCCATCGCAAGCCGCTGCCCCAACGCCTCCCCTCCCAAAACCCCCATCCAGTGCCGCCACAAAATGGAGAAGCTCCGCAAGCGCTACCGCACCGAGATCCAACGCTCTCGCTCCCTCCCCGTTTCGCGATTCAACTCCTCCTGGGTCCACTTCAAGCTCATGGACTCCATGGAGAAAGGTCCCTCCCCTGTTAAACCCGAAAACGTTTCCGATAATAGTGATAACGATAACGAGGATGATGACGATGATCAAGATCTGTACCAGGAGATCAACCACAACGGCCACATCAGGAGCTTGAACAAGATGTATAGGAATGGCTTTCCGGGTTCTGGTGCCGGTTCCGGTGCTGGTGGGTTTAGGATTCGAATTCCTACTGGGTTGGGTACGGTGCAGCCTGGATCTGGCTCCAAGGTGTTTGGGAATCAGAAATTCAGCCCCAATTTGAAtcaaaaccctaaccctaatctCGGGAATAAGAGGGAGAGGGACCCGGTGGGGGAGTTAGTGGCTGCGATTAAGGTTTTGGGAGATGGGTTTGTGAGAACGGAACAGATGAAGATGGAGATGGCGAGGGAGATTGAGACCATGCGGATGGAGATGGAGATGAAGCGCACTGAGATGATTCTAGAATCGCAACAGCGGATTGTGGAGGCATTTGCCAAGGCCATTtcggaaaagaagaagaaggccaAGACTGTGTCGTCGCCACAACAGCCTTAA
- the SG-1-LIKE gene encoding scopoletin glucosyltransferase, whose product MLDRVEMINTEMEPLKLYFIHYPTAGHMIPLCDIATLFASRGHHATIITTPVNAQIIRKSIPSLRLHTVPFPSQELGLPDGIESLSSLIDDIRHFPKVYHAISMLQPPIEQFVEQHPPDCIVADFLFPWVHDLANKLNIPSVAFNGFSLFAICAIRAVNLESSDSFHIPSIPHPISLNATPPKELTQYLKLMLESQLKSHAIIINNFAELDGQDYIRHYEKTTGHKTWHLGPASLISCRTAQEKAERGMKSAVSMQDCVSWLDSKRVNSVLYICFGSLCHFPDEQLYEIACGMEASGHEFIWVVPEKKGKEHESEEEKEKWLPRGFEERNAEKGMIIRGWAPQVIILGHPAVGAFITHCGWNSTVEAVSEGVPMLTWPVHGEQFYNEKLITEVRGIGVEVGAAEWTTTGFGERYQMLTRDSIQKAVRRLMDGADQALEIRRRAKHFQEKAKQAVRVGGSSHNNLTALIHDLIRLRDAKLPSPDTPKG is encoded by the coding sequence ATGCTTGATCGAGTTGAAATGATAAATACTGAGATGGAGCCACTCAAACTCTACTTCATTCATTACCCAACAGCAGGTCACATGATCCCTCTCTGCGACATAGCCACGCTCTTCGCCTCTCGCGGCCACCACGCCACTATCATCACCACCCCCGTCAACGCCCAAATCATTCGCAAATCCATCCCCTCCCTCCGCCTCCACACCGTTCCCTTCCCCTCCCAAGAACTGGGCCTCCCCGACGGCATCGAAAGCCTCTCCTCCCTCATTGACGACATCCGCCACTTCCCCAAGGTCTACCATGCCATCTCCATGCTCCAACCCCCCATCGAGCAATTCGTGGAGCAGCACCCACCTGATTGCATCGTCGCCGACTTCCTCTTCCCCTGGGTCCATGACTTGGCCAACAAGCTTAACATTCCCAGCGTTGCCTTCAACGGCTTCTCCCTCTTCGCAATCTGCGCCATACGCGCCGTCAACCTTGAATCTTCCGATTCTTTTCACATTCCCAGTATCCCTCACCCCATCTCCCTCAACGCAACACCGCCCAAGGAGTTAACCCAATACCTGAAACTGATGCTGGAGTCACAGCTCAAGAGCCACGctatcatcatcaacaacttcGCCGAGCTTGACGGACAAGACTACATCCGCCACTACGAGAAAACCACTGGCCACAAGACTTGGCATCTTGGCCCGGCCTCTCTTATAAGCTGCAGGACCGCTCAAGAGAAAGCAGAGAGGGGCATGAAGAGCGCGGTGAGTATGCAGGACTGTGTGAGTTGGCTTGACTCGAAGCGAGTCAACTCGGTGCTGTACATATGCTTTGGAAGCCTTTGCCATTTCCCGGACGAACAGCTATACGAGATAGCATGCGGGATGGAAGCATCGGGTCATGAATTCATATGGGTGGTTCCGGAGAAGAAAGGGAAGGAGCACGAGAGCGAGGAAGAGAAGGAGAAGTGGCTTCCAAGGGGGTTTGAAGAGAGGAACGCAGAGAAGGGGATGATTATCAGGGGGTGGGCCCCGCAGGTGATTATTCTTGGCCACCCCGCGGTGGGCGCGTTCATCACGCACTGCGGGTGGAACTCCACGGTGGAGGCGGTGAGCGAGGGGGTTCCGATGCTGACGTGGCCGGTGCATGGAGAACAGTTCTACAATGAGAAGCTGATAACTGAGGTAAGGGGGATCGGGGTGGAGGTTGGCGCAGCGGAGTGGACCACCACTGGCTTCGGAGAGAGATACCAGATGCTGACCAGAGATAGCATCCAGAAGGCTGTGAGGCGCTTGATGGACGGTGCTGATCAAGCTCTAGAAATCAGACGCCGTGCAAAACACTTTCAGGAAAAGGCCAAACAAGCTGTTCGAGTAGGAGGTTCATCTCACAATAATTTAACGGCCCTGATTCATGATCTTATCCGACTAAGGGATGCCAAGCTTCCATCTCCAGATACCCCAAAAGgctaa
- the GT4 gene encoding glucosyltransferase — MDLQQRPLKLHFIPYLSPGHVIPLCGIATLFASRGQHVTVITTPYYAQILRKSSPSLQLHVVDFPAKDVGLPDGVEIKSAVTDLADTAKFYQAAMLLRRPISHFMDQHPPDCIVADTMYSWADDVANNLRIPRLAFNGYPLFSGAAMKCVISHPELHSDTGPFVIPDFPHRVTMPSRPPKMATAFMDHLLKIELKSHGLIVNSFAELDGEECIQHYEKSTGHKAWHLGPACLVGKRDQERGEKSVVSQNECLTWLDPKPTNSVVYVSFGSVCHFPDKQLYEIACALEQSGKSFIWIVPEKKGKEYENESEEEKEKWLPKGFEERNREKGMIVKGWAPQLLILAHPAVGGFLSHCGWNSSLEAVTAGVPMITWPVMADQFYNEKLITEVRGIGVEVGATEWRLVGYGEREKLVTRDTIETAIKRLMGGGDEAQNIRRRSEELAEKAKQSLQEGGSSHNRLTTLIADLMRLRDSKSAT; from the coding sequence ATGGATCTTCAACAACGACCACTGAAACTTCACTTTATTCCTTACCTGTCACCGGGGCATGTGATCCCTCTCTGCGGCATTGCAACACTCTTCGCCTCACGCGGGCAGCACGTGACGGTGATCACCACTCCCTACTACGCCCAAATCCTCCGCAAGTCAAGCCCCTCCCTCCAACTCCACGTCGTTGACTTTCCCGCCAAAGATGTGGGCCTTCCCGACGGCGTCGAAATCAAGTCCGCTGTCACCGACCTCGCTGACACTGCAAAGTTCTACCAAGCCGCCATGCTCCTCCGCAGACCCATCTCCCATTTCATGGACCAGCACCCACCTGATTGCATCGTCGCCGACACCATGTATTCCTGGGCGGATGACGTGGCCAACAACCTCCGCATCCCACGACTTGCCTTCAACGGATACCCCCTCTTCTCCGGCGCCGCCATGAAGTGCGTCATATCACACCCCGAACTCCATTCCGACACGGGCCCTTTCGTCATCCCCGATTTTCCTCACCGCGTCACCATGCCCTCCAGACCACCCAAGATGGCCACCGCCTTCATGGATCATCTCCTCAAAATAGAGCTCAAGAGCCACGGCCTCATCGTGAACAGCTTCGCCGAGCTGGACGGAGAAGAGTGCATCCAGCACTACGAGAAAAGCACGGGTCACAAGGCTTGGCATCTTGGGCCAGCTTGTCTGGTTGGAAAAAGGGATCAAGAGAGGGGCGAGAAGAGCGTGGTGAGCCAGAACGAGTGTCTCACTTGGCTCGACCCCAAGCCAACTAACTCGGTTGTCTACGTATCCTTCGGAAGCGTCTGTCATTTTCCAGATAAACAGCTTTACGAGATTGCATGTGCGTTGGAACAGAGTGGGAAGTCATTCATATGGATTGTTCCAGAGAAGAAAGGGAAGGAATACGAGAATGAGAGcgaggaggagaaggaaaaaTGGCTTCCAAAAGGGTTTGAGGAGAGAAACAGGGAGAAGGGGATGATTGTTAAAGGGTGGGCCCCGCAGCTCCTCATCCTGGCCCACCCGGCTGTGGGTGGCTTCCTCTCGCATTGCGGCTGGAACTCCTCCTTGGAGGCCGTCACCGCCGGGGTTCCCATGATCACGTGGCCGGTCATGGCGGATCAGTTTTACAACGAGAAACTCATAACTGAGGTGCGGGGGATTGGGGTGGAGGTGGGTGCCACCGAGTGGAGACTCGTTGGTTATGGGGAGAGGGAGAAGCTGGTCACCAGAGATACCATTGAGACTGCCATCAAAAGGTTGATGGGCGGTGGCGATGAAGCTCAAAACATCAGACGCCGCTCGGAAGAGCTTGCGGAAAAGGCTAAACAATCCCTTCAGGAAGGAGGTTCATCCCACAACAGGTTAACGACCCTCATTGCTGATCTCATGCGCTTGAGGGACTCTAAGTCGGCCACCTGA